The DNA segment GCGAATGaaattttaggcgaatttcgcTATTTCGAATTACGAGTAGCGAGCGCACAGTAAATTCGCCACGAAGTGGCGAAAGAACTAGCgaaaatgaatatttaatattgccacttgtgaatttataaaattcgcTTCGCCTCAACTGTCAAAATTTGGCGAACGTTTATTTGATTCGAGAATCTaattaaaaatggagaaaacgttcgtaaaattttaaaagtttattcaTTGTATTTAAttcattacaaatttaattattttcagaataAAACGAACTACTCAAAAGCAATTTGAGGTATTGGTGAAGTTGATGGAAGGAAATCCTGAGTTAGCCAGAGGAATGGCGCCGTTTggctcaacaaaaaaaaataggatGGAGTTGTGGGAAGCAATTGCTTCAGAGTTAAACCATATCGGCGCTCCAATACGTAGTGGCAGCGAATGGAATAAGGTAAGAATAAACAATTTTggttgcatttatgtatgtatgtacatatctgtatTAATTTGTGTATTTCTTAGGTTTGGTTGGTctataagttaaaattaaaaaggaaaattgcaGATAATCGAAAGGAGATTGCAGCCACAGGTGGAGGACCATACAACCAACGGAGTTTAACGCCTTTGGAGCAGGCCGTGGACGAGCTGCTCAGCTGGCAGCAGGCAGTGAATCCAAGCGGAGCCGCATTTGGTAGCACTACACCTGCACCTGCATATTTAGAAGAAGAACATCTGGAAGATGTCGAGGTGCAGCCTGAACAGGCTGGAAATGTTAGCATTTCGTCTAGGCAGGCACCTACAAGCAGAGTGGATGAGGGCAAAAATTTGCGTATGAAGGCTTTGAAGAAACAAGCAGAAACGCAAGAAAGCCTTGTCGGtattatgcaaaatattaattcGGTGTGTAATGAAACTTCTAGATACAACAGAAAAATttacgaattaaaaaaagaaaaattggcgctttataaaatgaaagaagaaagaaagaaggaagaaaataaagaaaaaaataggcgacatgaagaaaaaatttaaatataacaaaaagaattagaattaaaaaaattgaaatactcaaaataaaaaaaacgtatttcctccaattcaaaattaatttcagttattttattgGAGTTAtgttacacatatgtacatatattttacatatcttTTAGGGATGCAACTATACTATGACAATGCATTCGCAATTTGTCTTCGGCGATGAtctgtaataatttatttatttagttgctACTTACAATCATCGCATTTATGCTGTAAAATCCTTTCCtattcatttatatgtatgtaagtgcttgTTCTCACATGGAGCAATAATTGCAACATGGGTTCCATCAACGCAACCAACCACATTTGGAATTCCTGATCTGGTGAAAAATTTCCTTCTTGTTGTTCGTTTCTGCTCTTCAGTTATGTCTGTTTTGATCCAGACACTGCACAGAGTGGATTCCAATATTGGAAGCATTTCCTTAAAAATCAACGAAACAGTGAGCCAAAAATTTGAGAACGCAGCACAATTTCAACATCGGCGATATTGACGACGATAGGTTAGTCGGACATTTTTCCTTTGTGCTGTCTagacaatacataaatgcatCAGTATTTAACcgaaagttttcttaaaatctCTTAATAAAAACTTATACTAGCCTTATGCTGGTATTGTCACTGGCGAGTCGAATGTTTTAGGCGAAAATTCGCCATGTTCATATTGTGACTGTTTGTTTAACAACGtagatttatattttgaagacaGTTATGTTGAAAGGACAACAGCGAAGTTACTTAGGCAGCAACGGTTCATCAGAGATCACTCTAATCCCATGAAACTTTCTTCAGGGTTGTAAGTATCTATTGCTATAAAAgtgcataaacaaatataacgtcaaataagtttttattaacagatttaaaaaaactttcggtTAAGTGAggatgcatttatgtatgtgctggataaaatcaaaaacaaatttcattgtcGGATGTCGTCTTCCATAACGCCGATGTTAAAATTGTGTGTTACCAACAAGCTATAGGGAATGAATTTCAGTTGGGACTTGCTCAGCCAACAGTTTCCCTTATTTTAAAAGAGATCATACccattttggaaaatgaaatttgTCGTACCCATATAAGCGTAGATATGAGTGAAGAAGAAAAGCAGCAGGCAAGGAGCAAATTTTATTCAAGATCGGGAATACCAAATGTAATAGGCTGCATCGATGGAACCCATATTGCGATTTATGCTCCTACCACAAACAAACACCTCTATCTAAACAGAAGAggattttttagcataaatgcaatgattgtgagtttttatgaatttaatacagtaaaattggtataaaaattttattgtatttttattactcGTTCGTATGGAACAATGGTTCTCTGAAGGCATGTTTAGAGGCAGCGCATCAAAACGGAGATCAGAACTCAATTTATATAGGTATTCGCAATATTTGACTACTGCGCAAGTTTAATCTTGACAtatgaatattgaaaacaataatatatttgcAGGTGACTCCGGATACCCACTAAGCCCTTATTTATTAACACCTTTCCGTCATGCAGAATCTGGTACTAGAGAGTCAATTTTTAACAAGAAGCACGCGAAAGCGAGAAATGTTGTTGAACGTACGATTGGAGTTTTGAAATGCCGTTTCAGATGTCTTCTGAGTGATAGAAAAATGCGCTACGATCCTGCTAAAGTAACATCCGTTATTAATATATGCTGCGCCTTGCACAATAttggtaaaaaatttagaatcggTGATCCATTGGAGGCTGAAACCTTCTTTGATGCGTTGCACCATTGGAACCAATTAATGAAAATGGCAATGGTTCACCAGGAGAGCGCCGCAGAAGACAAATTGCGGATGCTTTGATGTAAATGAAACTATACCGACTTCAGTGAATAATATATtgcattcttttattttattcaatactttgaaattcaatattacacagataataaatatataaaaattacaaaaactacatgcttttaaattaaattaaaaaaatcacagaTTCAATTCCGTCACTtacaataataaagtaaaaataaattcatcacatgttttcttaaaaaaaatatcaattcaaGTTcggttaaaatatgaaataaaaaaaaattcatcacaTTCTTATGAAATAAACTATAAACTAAATTCAATCTATTTACAAGCACTCTATTTAccctatttttttttgcatttttaattttaaaatttgtagttttatttCCATCTTTtaaacatcactgtagtgaggttggtgacttttgtgagggcatgagaatagggctgaataattatgaggaaatggagcgctgccatattataataagcaaatatgagcCATTCGCTGACATTTCTATTTTTCGCTATAattcctctttctttatttagcaatcttagttttgataaaaataaccgtgcgattctgtaatgTGAGACAGTCttaagtctctaaatttgagattttaagttagagacaatttttgagacttgagacgattttgctattctgtaagtaaCAGTCACTAAAAATTTGCGAGTCTCTCAACTGAAAACGAACAGGTCTGACCATCTGTCACATTTGATTATTtagagatgtatgtatataaaacctgaatgaaaaaatactgtcgataacaaatattaaattatcttTAACGCagtaaaaaagattaattaccaataaaaataaaaataaaatgttgtatttgaaatacgATAGAgctaaaatttatgtgaaattgattttttttttactttaccaAACACCAACAATCGATTATTATCTGTGATGATCTCTATAAGTGAATTGTCAATACAttcaaaatggaaaacaaaagtAAGTAaacgttaaattaaatttgctgttATATTcttttacttgtatataattaaCTGTTACATTTCCAGAATCATTGCGCACAACAAAAGAGCAAATTGaatgttaattttcatttctaaagCTTCATCCTGAAATGAAGCTCCACAAAAACGATCCCACGCGACCCAAAAGGTTGGAAGAGCTGTGGATAGAGCTTGCTCAGCAGCTAAACGCTTTGAAAGGTCCATCACGTTCGCCTACCAAATGCAAGGAGATAAatctttacatatacatacatatacacatatgtatatatttatataagtatgtttgtgtttgaaTCAGTGGAAAAGCCAGATTCACTCAAGGGCAAGAAAGGCGAAAGTAAGTAAGATATTAACAGGTGAAGGACCAATGCATGAAATTCAAACCTCCGAGTTAGAAGAGCGGGCGATGGAAACACTAGGGAGGACCGTGGTTGATGGACTGCCTGATGTCCCAACTATTGGAGTAGAGGTATGATTATATAAAATCTTTGCGtataatatgtttataaacatattttttattagtaaataaaatggaatgatattttctttttaagtttAGAACGACATTATAATCAATATAGATCCGCAGAGTCCATCAGTAAGCGAGATGCCATAAACTTCACGTTCTCGAAGGCAGACTTCACAGGAAATGTTTGCTGACATGATGGCTACGATGAAGAGGAGGAGCGAAGAAGTGGCAAAATTTAGGGAGACATTGCAACAATGCTTCCAAAATGTTGCGGAGTCCTTAAACAATATGGCTAGTGCTTTTTAAAGTTGTCGGAagctgttttaaaaaaaattaaacaaatatacttatgtttaagttaagaagatatttttaagttattcctatttatgtttattatgtacattcatataaaAGAATactgaataaattaatttattaatttcttataaaaatataaatggagGATTTATTTGTAAAGATAATTATTTACAAAGATTGTGTGAGAGAATTTAAGCAGTTACGTCGTGCATTTATTCCTGCAGTGTAACACTGATTTGTTTGAGCTGGAGAGTTTTGCTGGTATTGTCACTAGCGAAGCGAATGaaattttaggcgaatttcgcTATTTCGAATTACGAGTAGCGAGCGCACAGTAAATTCGCCACGAAGTGGCGAAAGAACTAGCgaaaatgaatatttaatattgccacttgtgaatttataaaattcgcTTCGCCTCAACTGTCAAAATTTGGCGAACGTTTATTTGATTCGAGAATCTaattaaaaatggagaaaacgttcgtaaaattttaaaagtttattcaTTGTATTTAAttcattacaaatttaattattttcagaataAAACGAACTACTCAAAAGCAATTTGAGGTATTGGTGAAGTTGATGGAAGGAAATCCTGAGTTAGCCAGAGGAATGGCGCCGTTTggctcaacaaaaaaaaaaaataggatgGAGTTGTGGGAAGCAATTGTTTCAGAGTTAAACCATATCGGCCTTCCAATACGTAGTGGCAGCGAATGGAATAAGGTAAGAATAAACAATTTTggttgcatttatgtatgtatgtacatatctgtatTAATTTGTGTATTTCTTAGGTTTGGTTGGTctataagttaaaattaaaaaggaaaattgcaGATAATCGCAAGGAGATTGCAGCCACAGGTGGAGGACCATACAACCAACGGAGTTTAACGCCTTTGGAGCAGGCCGTGGACGAGCTGCTCAGCTGGCAGCAGGCAGTGAATCCAAGCGGAGCCGCATTTGGTAGCACTACACCTGCACCTGCATATTTAGAAGAAGAACATCTGGAAGATGTCGAGGTGCAGCCTGAACAGGCTGGAAATGTTAGCATTTCGTCTAGGCAGGCACCTACAAGCAGAGTGGAGGAGGGCAAAAATTTGCGTATGAAGGCTTTGAAGAAACAAGCAGAAACGCAAGAAAGCCTTGTCGGtattatgcaaaatattaattcGGTGTGTAATGAAACTTCTAGATACAACAGAAAAATttacgaattaaaaaaagaaaaattggcgctttataaaatgaaagaagaaagaaagaaggaagaaaataaagaaaaaaataggcgacatgaagaaaaaatttaaatataaaaaaaaagaattagaattaaaaaaattgaaatactcaaaataaaaaaaacgtatttcctccaattcaaaattaatttcagttattttattgGAGTTAtgttacacatatgtacatatattttacatatcttTTAGGGATGCAACTATACTATGACAATGCATTCGCAATTTGTCTTCGGCGATGAtctgtaataatttatttatttagttgctACTTACAATCATCGCATTTATGCTGTAAAATCCTTTCCtattcatttatatgtatgtaagtgcttgTTCTCACATGGAGCAATAATTGCAACATGGGTTCCATCAACGCAACCAACCACATTTGGAATTCCTGATCTGGTGAAAAATTTCCTTCTTGTTGTTCGTTTCTGCTCTTCAGTTATGTCTGTTTTGATCCAGACACTGCACAGAGTGGATTCCAATATTGGAAGCATTTCCTTAAAAATCAACGAAACAGTGAGCCAAAAATTTGAGAACGCAGCACAATTTCAACATCGGCGATATTGACGACGATAGGTTAGTCGGACATTTTTCCTTTGTGCTGTCTagacaatacataaatgcatCAGTATTTAACcgaaagttttcttaaaatctCTTAATAAAAACTTATACTAGCCTTATGCTGGTATTGTCACTGGCGAGTCGAATGTTTTAGGCGAAAATTCGCCATGTTCATATTGTGACTGTTTGTTTAACAACGtagatttatattttgaagacaGTTATGTTGAAAGGACAACAGCGAAGTTACTTAGGCAGCAACGGTTCATCAGAGATCACTCTAATCCCATGAAACTTTCTTCAGGGTTGTAAGTATCTATTGCTATAAAAGTGCATAAACAAATATCACGTCACATAAGTTTTTATtaacagatttaaaaaaaactttcggttAAGTAAggatgcatttatgtatgtgctggataaaatcaaaaacaaatttcattgtcGGATGTCGTCTTCCATAACGCCGATGTTAAAATTGTGTGTTACCAACAAGCTATAGGGAATGAATTTCAGTTGGGACTTGCTCAGCCAACAGTTTCCCTTATTTTAAAAGAGATCATACccattttggaaaatgaaatttgTCGTACCCATATAAGCGTAGATATGAGTGAAGAAGAAAAGCAGCAGGCAAGGAGCAAATTTTATTCAAGATCGGGAATACCAAATGTAATAGGCTGCATCGATGGAACCCATATTGCGATTTATGCTCCTACCACAAACAAACACCTCTATCTAAACAGAAGAggattttttagcataaatgcaatgattgtgagtttttatgaatttaatacagtaaaattggtataaaaattgtattgtatttttattgtatttttattactcGTTCGTATGGAACAATGGTTCTCTGAAGGCATGTTTAGAGGCAGCGCATCAAAACGGAGATCAGAACTCAATTTATATAGGTATTCGCAATATTTGACTACTGCGCAAGTTTAATCTTGACAtatgaatattgaaaacaataatatatttgcAGGTGACTCCGGATACCCACTAAGCCCTTATTTATTAACACCTTTCCGTCATGCAGAATCTGGTACTAGAGAGTCAATTTTTAACAAGAAGCACGCGAAAGCGAGAAATGTTGTTGAACGTACGATTGGAGTTTTGAAATGCCGTTTCAGATGTCTTCTGAGTGATAGAAAAATGCGCTACGATCCTGCTAAAGTAACATCCGTTATTAATATATGCTGCGCCTTGCACAATAttggtaaaaaatttagaatcggTGATCCATTGGAGGCTGAAACCTTCTTTGATGCGTTGCACCATTGGAACCAATTAATGAAAATGGCAATGGTTCACCAGGAGAGCGCCGCAGAAGACAAATTGCGGATGCTTTGATGTAAATGAAACTATACCGACTTCAGTGAATAATATATtgcattcttttattttattcaatactttgaaattcaatattacacagataataaatatataaaaattacaaaaactacatgcttttaaattaaattaaaaaaatcacagaTTCAATTCCGTCACTtacaataataaagtaaaaataaattcatcatatgttttcttaaaaaaatcacaatttcaaGTTcggttaaaatatgaaataaaaaaaaattcatcacaTTCTTATGAAATAAACTATAAACTAAATTCAATCTATTTACAAGCACTCTATTTACcctattttttttgcatttttaattttaaaatttgtagttttatttCCATCTTTTATTTATGtcttttttttctctaaattttcttCCTTCTTCCTTTCTTCTTTCagtttcattaatttaatttcttcctgTTTCAGTTCATATGTTCTTCTTGCATACCTTGCAATTTCATCCACTTTTCTttcgatttttgctattttgttgGAAAGGGTGTCTTGAACTTCGGCTTGCTTTTCCAACGCTTTCATCCGAATGACTTCACGTACCTCTACTGTCATTCTAGGACGGCTGCTTGAGCATTGCGATGCTAAATCCATGGCGCGTTGTgtgggtcggctttagtataccatcccaggatttcgggaataaaatgggtatggtcggatagaggagattctccagatcacgaatatatatggttatagccgcaggaagcttatagtgttcgagttattcgcgttttaagttgaaaatttgcaatattttaattacatattttcgatatataaaattaattttgcacttatatttttcacttttatatacactaacacatcatttattcatttgcacacatttattttatataatatagtgcaaaaatagcttttaatacgcatttaaattattgttgaatttgattatttgagaataacaattttttttttttttttttttttttatttttttttttttttttattttgtttatacattgcaactagttcaaataaaagaaaggactaacaagcaacttgaataggacttaaaaatattattacaaaatcacaaaactactatgagagtattggctaatttgaaagatcgctGGGTTTGAGGCGTTTGAGTCGTCTTGGTGGTCCATCACTAGAAGTTAACATAACTACTTCTTCGTTACAATGCTGTAGCAATCTTGCACTATGTGCTGttgcaatttttagtatttctgcgttaaccgagtttacgcctagatcacgctctatatcagcacatctacaataccaagacgctttgacaattagtcttagtactttgttttgaaattgttggatgactttcttattgtttgcgttagtacatccccagagttgtgcaccatagctccatatcggtcgcagtatttgcttatagataagtaacttattttcgatggataacactgatttgttaccgattaaccaattgtaatttttgagtCGCATGTGAACTTTCCACCGTAGCTTAGTGTCAAGCGTCATTCCTAAGTATTTGGCGGAATTAAAGTGCGGTATTCGTACACCgtctatgaaaattggtaagtgctgtatcttgttgtatgtgaaaacaatgTGTACAGACTTAGCTTCATTCAGTTTTATCTGCCATTTATTTGCCCATTGTACgactttatttacagctttttggagattagtagtggactcgtgttcacttctaccaacagcaagcaacgcggtatcatctgcaaatgtggctgtTGTATAATTGCAGTCTATTGGCAGGTCGTGCgtataacaaatgaattacaaactgtcatataatcagtgttaccttatcgacatcatttgtaaaaataaatgtgtcatataatcagtgttactatagtaaaatacttacaaactaaaataaaaaaaatatatataaagtaatattataccctaaatacaggaaacataatcgttgataaacattaaaaaaaaatataaaaaatttaagtggctgccaatgtaaaaatgagttctacgggagaaaaaaaatgtatatacccggtgttggaccgaccagggttatttttttttgaagcgcggccgaaggccgcccacgcaaaaaggagttctacgcgaaaaaaatttggttcaccccggtgttggaccgaccagggttatttttttgaagcgcggccgaaggccgcccacgcaaaaaggagttctgcGCAAAGAAGTAGCAATGTCGTTGAGGGCATAACAACCACTCTAACATCAATGCGATCTAACAGATATAAGTACTGCTACTTTTAAAGCAAAGTACCGTTGCttttatttggcatttttataattatttcatgtTTGGAAGATTAAGCTGTGTggacatataattatattaatttttattaaaattacggaaatatttttgaaaaaaaatggaaaataattcatCAGGTatgataaattaaatattgaaaagaatatttaaatcattgTTTCTAATACTTTGTTACAATTATATGTAGATCTGAAACAAGAAGCGACTATAAATGTTCGCAAATCAAACAAATTGAGCGTGTCAGAGGTGAAGAGAATgtggaatatttcaaaaatattcaacacATTTCAAACAAAGGAGAGCTGCATATTATTTTGCGAAGAGGAGGGTCTCATTGCCAGAGGAAGGACTTGCAGGGTGCATAGACTGCCGATGGTGCTCTCCATGACGGGAAATAGCACCGTCGGTACGTTTAGGTGCCGAAACGGATCTTGCCGAATGCGTTCCGGAATATCTCGATCCACGGGCACCTGGCTGGAAAATGTTAGAATACCATTGCCACAAGTTTTTTACTTAATGTTTTGCTACGCATCGCACTGGTCGCATGACGTAGTAAGGAAAAACAGTATTGTCAGGGAATCTATTTTATCTAGCGCTACCATATGTGACTGGTATAATTACTGTCACGAAGCGGTAGTTTTGTATCAAGTGGAAAATCAGGAGGCGGTAGGTAAAATAGGTGGCCCTGGCAAAAAGGTCCAAATTGATGAAAGCAAATTCGGGAAGAGGAAATTTAATAAAGGTAaggttaaaaatatacaatattaggTACTTACTTATATGTTCTTCTCATATTAGGCAGGAGTGTGGAAGGTCACTGGGTGTTGGGGATGATTGAGGATGGGAGCGACGACCTGCGGCTGGAGGTATGCCCAGATAATGTTAGGTCTGCGGAGGTGCTCATACCCCTGATTAAGAAGCATGTTGCGCCAGGAACTACAATAAGCACAGATTGCTGGAAGGCGTACGATGGCTTGGCGAATCACGGGTATGAGCACCGAAAAGTGAATCACAGCGATTTGGACAATCCATTTGTGGCTGCAGATGGAACGCATACGCAGCGTATAGAGTCCCAGTGGCGTgtgattaaaatgttttttgcgAGGGACAACCACAACAATCCCGAAAACTTCGCCGACCTAATTTTTGAGTATGTTTGGCAGAAAAATGTGGCCAACAGACACGAAGATCCTTTCGTCAAATTATTAgaggcaataaaatttatatacaagccTTAATACACGTTtgttttatcaaatttaaataatttctttatattttatgttttccttTCTCTTATTTGGGGTATAATTTGTTTACATAAtttcttttagttattttacacgtacaaaggagttctacgcgaaaaaaatttgatacaccccggtgttggaccgactagggttatttttttgaagcgcggccaaaggccgctcacgcaaaaaggagttcaacgcgaaaaaattctgatacaccctggtgttggaccgaccagggttatttttttgaagtgcggccaaaggccgcccacgcaaaaaggagttctacgcgaaaaaattctgatacaccctggtgttggaccgaccagggatattgttttttataggttgttgattttcgtatttggggtataatctgttccctttatttcatttagttattttacaaatgatgttgataaggtaacactgattatatgacagtttgtaattcatttgttattcttaaataatcaaattcaacaataatttaaatgcgtattaaaagctatttttgcactatattatataaaataaatgtgtgcaaatgaataagtgatgtgttagtgtatataaaagtgaaaaatataagtgcaaaattaattttatatatcgaaaatatgtaattaaaatattgcaaattttcaacttaaaacgcgaataactcgaaaacatatatattcgtgatctggagaatctcctctatccgaccatacccattttattcccgaaatcgtgggatggtatactaaattcttccccGTTGTGTTTCCTCGGTCGTGCGCTCTTCTGGCTGAATTTCACTACTATTTACCGCAGTTTCTACTTCATTAGAGCCATATGCTAAACCTGTAGGATTTACAGCCGCCTGAAAGTGAAGAAGCTCATCCACACTTTGCTCTAATGGAGATAAACTTTGCTGAGCATAAGGTCCTCCTCCTGTGGCAACAGCTTCGCGTCGGTTTGTCgctattttttttcagtttcagttGATAATCTAACCAAACCTAAATGCTACACATAAGTAACTTCaaccaaacaaattaattaaatttttaccttATTCCACTCGCGCCCGTTTCGCAATGGTGGACCAATGGCATTGAGCTCGGCAGCGAACAGGTCCCATTGCTCTGCCCTGCTTTTCTTTGTCGATCCAAAATTCCCCATTCCTCTGGCGACGTCCGGATTATTTTCCATTAATGCAACCAATTTTTGGAATTGCTGCATTGTTGTACGTTTTGTTCTAGAAGTAtcgttttgttaaatataattaaataattacaattgcTCAAATAAAGATCAAAATTTACTTACTTACGTCGTTCGCCATTTTCTGGCGAATTCGTTACAGATTTGACTTACAATGCCATGGCGAATTCGTTAAAACGCCAAAGGTTCTTTCAACTATCGATTCGTTACttttggttcatgacatttacaacataatttcatttaaatgtaatGGCAACTTTTTCGAATGGCGCCA comes from the Bactrocera neohumeralis isolate Rockhampton chromosome 2, APGP_CSIRO_Bneo_wtdbg2-racon-allhic-juicebox.fasta_v2, whole genome shotgun sequence genome and includes:
- the LOC126762349 gene encoding uncharacterized protein LOC126762349 — encoded protein: MWNISKIFNTFQTKESCILFCEEEGLIARGRTCRVHRLPMVLSMTGNSTVGTFRCRNGSCRMRSGISRSTGTWLENVRIPLPQVFYLMFCYASHWSHDVVRKNSIVRESILSSATICDWYNYCHEAVVLYQVENQEAVGKIGGPGKKVQIDESKFGKRKFNKGRSVEGHWVLGMIEDGSDDLRLEVCPDNVRSAEVLIPLIKKHVAPGTTISTDCWKAYDGLANHGYEHRKVNHSDLDNPFVAADGTHTQRIESQWRVIKMFFARDNHNNPENFADLIFEYVWQKNVANRHEDPFVKLLEAIKFIYKP